The following proteins come from a genomic window of Perognathus longimembris pacificus isolate PPM17 chromosome 12, ASM2315922v1, whole genome shotgun sequence:
- the LOC125360474 gene encoding short-chain dehydrogenase/reductase family 16C member 6-like produces the protein MYVIVDTIQFLGKCLYYFSEAFIFKIIPLKRKDVAGEIVLITGGGSGLGRELAIHFATLGSIVVLWDINEEGNMETCRLVKEKGDVKVFAYTCDCSKRQEVYKVAAQVREEVGDVTILINNAGIVTGKPFLDTPDDMIEKSFAVNVISHFWTCKAFLPAMIEANHGHLVCISSVAGIIGINGLTDYSATKFAAFGFAESLFFELNLIKKTNIKTTIICPYLIKTGMFDGCVSKYPFLLPILEQKYVAQKIIDAILEEKVYCTLPKVADFMLYLKHLMAPKMTLAMVKYLGGETFMASFKGRMKPNTLQPKTEEKHQ, from the exons ATGTATGTGATAGTGGATACCATCCAGTTTTTGGGAAAATGTCTGTACTACTTTTCAGaagctttcatttttaagataattCCCCTGAAAAGAAAAGATGTTGCTGGAGAGATTGTCCTTATAACAGGAGGTGGAAGTGGACTTGGGAGAGAATTGGCCATCCATTTTGCCACCTTGGGATCCATTGTAGTTCTGTGGGACATTAATGAAGAAGGCAATATGGAGACGTGTCGACTAGTCAAAGAGAAGGGTGATGTGAAAGTCTTTGCCTATACCTGTGACTGTAGCAAAAGGCAAGAAGTCTACAAAGTTGCTGCTCAG GTGAGAGAAGAAGTTGGCGATGTGACCATCCTCATTAACAATGCCGGCATTGTCACAGGCAAGCCCTTTCTGGACACACCAGATGATATGATAGAAAAATCTTTTGCCGTCAATGTCATCTCTCATTTCTGG ACTTGCAAGGCCTTCCTCCCTGCCATGATTGAGGCTAACCATGGTCACTTGGTCTGCATTTCAAGTGTAGCAGGAATAATTGGAATTAATGGGTTAACAG ATTATTCGGCAACTAAATTTGCAGCCTTTGGTTTTGCTGAATCACTCTTCTTTGAATTAAATctgataaagaaaactaacattaaaaCCACCATTATTTGTCCTTATCTTATCAAAACTGGAATGTTTGATGGTTGTGTATCCAA GTATCCTTTCCTGTTACCTATACTGGAGCAGAAGTATGTAGCCCAAAAGATTATTGATGCTATTTTAGAGGAAAAGGTTTACTGCACTTTACCCAAAGTGGCAGATTTTATGTTGTATCTTAAACA CTTAATGGCTCCAAAAATGACACTTGCCATGGTTAAATACCTTGGAGGGGAGACTTTCATGGCTTCTTTCAAAGGACGAATGAAACCAAATACACTTCAGCCTAAAACTGAGGAGAAACACCAATAG